Proteins co-encoded in one Stutzerimonas stutzeri genomic window:
- the cobU gene encoding bifunctional adenosylcobinamide kinase/adenosylcobinamide-phosphate guanylyltransferase, translating into MIELILGGARSGKSRLAERLAGESGLTVTYIATSQPLDGEMSARVAQHQARRPSDWGLIEEPLALAAALRAQAAPDRCLLVDCLTLWLTNLLMLDDTARLVAERDALLDCLLALPGRVLLVSNETGLGVVPLGELSRRYVDEAGWLHQALAERSERVVFTVAGLPMTLKGEPL; encoded by the coding sequence ATGATCGAACTGATTCTCGGCGGTGCCCGTTCCGGTAAAAGTCGGCTGGCCGAGCGGCTGGCAGGCGAGAGCGGCCTGACGGTCACCTACATCGCCACCAGCCAGCCGCTGGACGGTGAGATGAGCGCACGTGTCGCGCAGCACCAAGCGCGCCGGCCTTCTGACTGGGGGCTGATCGAAGAGCCGCTGGCTCTGGCCGCGGCGTTGCGAGCGCAGGCGGCACCTGATCGCTGCCTGCTGGTGGATTGCCTGACGCTGTGGTTGACCAACCTGTTGATGCTGGACGATACGGCGCGCCTGGTAGCCGAGCGGGATGCGCTGCTCGACTGCCTGCTGGCGTTGCCGGGCAGGGTGCTGCTGGTGAGCAACGAAACTGGCCTCGGCGTGGTGCCACTGGGCGAGCTGAGCCGGCGTTATGTCGACGAGGCGGGCTGGCTGCATCAGGCGCTGGCCGAGCGTAGCGAACGTGTGGTCTTCACCGTGGCGGGTTTGCCGATGACGCTTAAAGGAGAACCGCTTTGA